ACTTACTTTTTTGACGACCATCAAGGTCGAGATCCTACATAAATGTACGTATTTGTACAATTTTATTACGCCGCCTCTCACATATACAAAGCATTCCCTATTTTCGACACGGCGAAGTCGCTCCGATTGGCTCACTATAAAGGAAGTCGCTTATTGGGTGGCTACGTGGCAATAACAACCCCCCTATCGTACGAGAATCGGAATCTTATCATTATCGAGAACCATGTCGGAGGTCATTGTATGGTCCGCCGACTATCACTACCCGCGCGGGGATTTAGTACTACAAGTGAGTGATCTCTCTCAGCTCACTAGCTATCATTTACCCAACTACAGATCAATTATTCAGGTCGGGCACACCTTGTTCAAACTACATAGGGATATTTTATCAACGCACTCCAACTTCTTTCAGGACATGTTTCGTAGTGCATCAAGCAACGGAGAAGAGGGCGAGTCTGACGGTTGCCCATTGAAAATATCTCAAGACCTTTGCTCTGCTGAGAGTTTTACTGTCCTTTGCGCGCTATTGTACCCAAAGTAAGTCTTTTTGTGATTTTATGAACTCCTATAGTTGTTCACGATCTCGTAGGAAAATAGGCGTTCTTCCCCCTGTTCTTGTCAGCGAACTCGATATTTGGGCACCGGCTCTCAAAGCAACACAGGCTCTACAAATGGACGGTGCCCGAGAGTACATTCTATCACAGTTCGAAGTGGATAGGATGAATATTCCCGCCGTGGCGGCAAGATTACTCGGTATCATCATCAATTACGAAGAAACTTCCGATACTCTCAAGCTTGAGTGTATTCACTCGCTTATCATTCGCCGGGGGCCTATCCTTGCACTTGAAGCTCACATGCTAGGTTCAGACACCATGGCGCACATTTCGACGATCCGCGACCGCGTCCGAACGCTGGCAGCATCTCGCTCGTGGGTGGCAATTCCCAGACACCCCCTCTGTAAAGGCGAACTAGAAAGCTCATGTCAATTCGCTATACATGCCGGAGTTATAGCTAACTTGAGGATGGACCCAGTCAAGTTATCCTCGGACACTCAAGATGATTTTATGCTCAGTATATTTGATGTACCGAGAGACGAGCGTGTTTGTCGTCATTGTGACTCGGTGAGGATGGAACTAGCATGTACTGGAATCGGGGGAGTTGGATTGTATGAAGAGATTCGACGATGTGCTGCGGGCTTGAAGCTACTGAAAGGCGGGGATTGAGTAAATTTCTGATTCAGGGTAGATAGGAGCAATTTAGCTATCTGATTTCAAGGTCAGCTCACATATGGGAACTAGGGTAACGCTTAGGACATGAATTCCTGGCCTTATGGCATCGTTGCctgtatctaagtaaaaaaaaacaatGGAATGGTGAAAAGGTGTGATTTTTCTCCAGAAAAAGCTGATAATCGATACCGGGGACATTACCATATATTAATACCACGCACAGGTTGCGTTCCATGGCGCTAAACCCGTTTCCCATATTTATCAGGTGGCAAATCGCATTCAAGTGGCTGCCTTGCTCTCTACGTCCCCACCCTCGTCTATAGGAACACTCTAAGAATCTGAACCATCTCTCTCTTGTCTCAGAGTTTCTTTCACTGGGTTAAAAACGTCCGTGCCAGTACGTCGTTTGGTACACCAAGTCCGTTTGCCATCGAAACGTTGACTGATCACGATATCCTATATTTTATTCAGAACGAGATTAAGCCTTAAACCAAAGGATATGTCAACCGTTCGTTCACAAAATTATTACTTCCAACATGGTGATATAGCTATAAGTGTAAAAGCATTCAACTTGTGAATGTGGCGGCCTCGGTTAACCTCACACCCTGTTCATAAGGTTGACAGTCATTTATTCAAGCTACATCGTGATGTAGTAGAAGCTCATTGCGGCTACTTTCAAAATATATCTCGCCAAACTGACGATGGTGATAGTTCGGATATCTCGGATGAACACCCAGTAGTCATTCCAAGTGACCTATGCTCCGCAGAGACATTTGATACAATATGTCAGTTTCTATATCCCAGGTAGGTCCACTTTAAGAAGCCTAATTCTTCGATCAAGTCACTTAATTTCGATTGTCGGAGATAGGGCTATCGGAGCGTATCCCGCCATTCTCATAGATGAGCAGGAAAAATGGGAGTTCGTCCTACAAGCAACGAGTCTTCTACAAATGAAAGACCTACGGAAATACATCCTGGCAAATTTCAAGGGGGAGCTCCGCGACAACCCCACGGTTGCTTCAAAGTTACTTGGTTTGGCGGTCAAGTACAACGAGGCGCCAAATACACTCAAGTTAGAGTGTTTATATGTGCTTGTTTTCCTCCGCAGGGCGATTTCTGCCACCGAAATAACTTCTCTCGGAGAAAATGCGACTTTCCAAGTGGTTGCTATCCGAGATCGTATCCGAATTCTTATTCTCACGGATCCTAGCTATTGGACTACCATCCACAGGCACCACTTCTGTATCGGGGGCCCCAACTGCCAGAATTTTATTCATCAAGGTGTTTTTAATAATCTCAAAGAAACAGACCCTTTGCAGGAGTATTATCGGACTGATGGTAGCATTTTTGACCTCCCGGAGGACGTTCAAATCTGTCCCAATTGTAACCCCGTCCGTAGTGATCTGGCCGCAACAATTGCTCAAGAGGTACTTAAGGAGGAGATTAGGAGGTGTGCCACCGGTTTGGGTCTTCTGCACGCCAGTGAATAATTTAGGTTAAAGTAGAACTTGATATATTCTACCAACTTGTGCAAAGAGTTTTATGTCTGTTCCGAGATCCAAATAATGTTGCTTCATAATCGATTGCTATCTAGGTAACTGGCTACATGATAGTACCGAGAATGACAATGTTTTTATACACATAAAACGTGAAAGCTTTTCATGTCAACAACTTAGCGTCTGTTGAGAGTGCCTTGAACTAAGACTGTCGCAGAAAACTCCTCGATATTGATTATTTGATCTCATGTGGCTTTTGGGACAAATGCTGGCAAACACATCTATACTGGTCCTCGTGGGTGATTCCCGAGAGTCTACCATCCTCCATAGTAGCAAGCGCCTTTTTTAATCGCCGTCGACAATAATATAGAGCTTCTTGACTAACATAGGGAAGCCTACTTCGTATAAGATCAGGAATAATTGCTGTACCTACGTTAAGATACCTTGAGTGGGTTATGGGTGCCTCGAGATCAAATGAGTACTATTACTCCACCGGAAATATTATCATCCAGGTCTGGCTTGGACTTTGAGTTTTTCGTCCCTTCTTACGTGATTTTTAATGGCTATCTTAGGTTGGAAACCGGCTCTACAGACTTCATCGAGACATTCTTGGATCATATTCCGGATTTTTTAGAGATATGTTTTCTGTTCCCTCAAGCGACCTTTCCGAAGGCTCTTTTGACGAATGCCCACTACCTCTCCCACGAGACCTATGCTCGGAAGCGACTTTCAACGTGCTGTGCCAATTTATCTACCCAAAGTACGACTTTTATGGCTCTCACGATCGTACTATCTTATCATCTCAAACTCTACTGTAGGAGGCCAGGCGTGTTGCCGATTATATTACACAACGACTTTCCTACATGGGAACCCATACTAGAAGCTACATCCGCATTGGACATGGCTAGTACTCAAGGATATATTCTTGACCAACTTGCTAGTAACCCGTCTAGCATTCCACATACTTTGGGACCATTAAAAATGCTTCAATGGGCTGCTCGTACTTCTCATGATGATCTTATGCTGGAAGGCCTACGCATACTTTCTTGGCGCCGCCTCCCCATTTTACCATCAGAAATACAAGTGTTGGGTGATAATTTAGCCGCTCGAGCAATGTACATTCGCGAGCGCTCTCGCACCTTACTACTTTCCCGAAACATGTCTTGGCTTGAAGAGGACATACAGCCGCATAATCTATGCCCCACAAGAGATACATGTCGAAGCAAAATTTTCAAGATGATAAATCATAATTTAATAATATCTCCTAGAGACCTTCCCAGCTGTGATTCATCTGATATTTTCCAGCTCCCAGAACCGAGCGGTAGCAATGGGCTATGTTCGCGATGTAACTCTGTTAGACCAGAAATATCTCGTTCAATCAGAAGGGGGAAATTGGACCAGAAGTTATTCGATTCAAGTTTACTGGAGTTCGCAAGGGCCTGGCCCACCACCTGATTGTTAGATTAATGGGTACATCTACGCATAGGAAAATAGTTGTTAGTATTTCTAAGCTACTTTTATAACCCTGGTTTTTATATTGGTTCCAGTGAATTCTCTTATACGGAATGATCAAGCCACACCCATACCCTATGGGAGATGAAGTTATACGGATAAAtttactggcctggcatgtTGCATCGAAATGTATCACTGATATTGTTTATGACAAAGAGTAAGCGTAAACATATGGAGTAATAATCTGCCCCTCTTTCTGGTCAGGTTTCCACAAGGCATACTATGCCTATCCGTAAAAAGCAAGACTGGCCAGTGTCCTGTAAATTATAAATCGAGTACAAACAACGGCTGGAACTTAATCGTTTGTTCATATACTTATAAAAGCATATATCAAACCTGACCAGATACAAACCCCATGAAGACCATGGCAAGCTGTCGTCACTGATGCGACCTCTTACGGCACGACTGCCCAGCTCAGATGTTTCAATTGTTTATCTCGATATTTATCAGTGGCTTATATCAGGGGTCGAGCTTGCCTAACTTAGCCTCCGGCACGTAGTCAAGAATCAGTGAATACACCCAATTATTCGAATTTAGAGTAACTATAATGGGATGGGCGTCCAAGTCGTGGTAGCTTGCCTCGAACATCTCTTTACCAGATCCCCATTCAATCGAACTGGACAGATATCCTGCCCGTATTTCATCTCCAAACGATCGAGACCTTGACTTTGATTGGAGTGTGTAACAAATTATTGTTGGAGTTATCTACTTCATGAACGGGCCCACCATGGAATCAGGATATACGAATTGTCGAATTCGTACATTCAAACCCAATCCCAATTGGAGATGGACAGTCACTCAAGCAGGTTCCATCATAATATTCTCAAGATCCATCTCGGTGGGTTTCGAAGATACGATCCCAGGCCCTCCTCTTAGTAATGCTCCAGAAGGTATAAGCGACAAAAACCTGATGCATTTATCATAGAAACCTTTTGTTCGTTCAAATCCTTTATGCTCTGTTTGCGTCTGTGTATATCTGAAGTGGAGTATACCGTCGCAGTTCCTTGAGTGCGAATTTACTGTCTAAGGAACAGGAAAGCGAGGGCATTCGTAACCTCACTATATAAGGACTTCGCCATTTCATGGTGAGCATCAAAAGGATAGAAAATCCACATGATGTCCATATTTTGGCAAAAATCAGCAGAATCAGCAGCTTGACAGCATACGGGGGTGAGCTGGGATACGGGTTCATGGAAATACCTTTCAGATGCTGCCAGCACTCCGCATACAAAATGCGATTTTTGACCtccagaaaatccgcacttttagAGCTCATCGTGTTTAGGAGCCAACACTTCGAGCTGCGTCTGCATTGAACATGATTTTTACTCGCGATCATACCTCGGATCAATATATTGGTGGAGACGAGTACGCCATCTTCACTAGAAAGACTGCTCTGACGGGCGATTTGTAGCACCCGACAAGCACTCACGGTTGGAATTCTGCAAAAATTTTCCCATCGCCACCCCCAGCTTCCATTGGAAGAAGCCATAGCATAGCGAGAGCATGCTAAGCAGGTGATGTTTGTGAGATAGCATGTCCTAATCACATATTTTTGTCAATTCCTTGCGATTGGGGCGTGACCCTCTCCGTACAAAATATACGGAAAACGACCCAAATGCAGTAGGGTTACCACTAGTCCGAACACATTCCTCTAGGACTTGACAGGCTGGACTAAAATGTATTTCCAATCCAAGTATCTCCCAATCACCTATATTTATAGGACTATAGTGCTCTCAGGGTGAGCGAGTAAGCGCATATGGAGACCAAATTTTTCGTGTACAAAAAATTGCCGATACGGACTGGAACAGTGAATTTgatggggggggggtctGGAGGATTGAGGTGTGAGTGGCTTTTTTTGTTATGATAGCGACGATGGAGGAAGTTTTATCCTGACTAAATACGTACATAAACATGCTCTGCCCAGCTCAGTTCCTGTTTAAATTCCGGAAAGCCCTACAAAAACCTAGTCTCATGCATCGGAATCTGTTGGCCCGAATCAACACACTCCTGCCCTGAGGAACGTTCGATCTGGGTCAGACTTGGCATTTCCCCGCGTATGATCGTCCAGCCCAACGCCTAAAACACATCAAATTCAATGTCTGTCCAGCCGATTGCGAGTGCTTCTATTCAACGGCTAATCATCCCCGTAGACCGTGGGAACGAACCCAGCATTGACCAGGTACACAATATATTTAGTATAGTATAGTCCTGTCCTCCCAGGTATCAAGGTTTACGGGACGCTGATAACCGGTTGCCTTCTGGTCTGGCGAGAATGGCCCTCTCAAGCTCCCTAATTTGTCCTAGACTCTTTGCGTGCTGTGTGTGGCGCTGCTAGTTATAAAGCCACGTCGGCATGGGCGCCACGAGTCTATCTGCCACTCAACCACGTTTTGCTCATTAGCGTTCCCCCGCCTACGGCAATCGACCTACCTTCGTTCTATTCGCTTGCCTCACCCGGAGGCGAGTTATCGATTGTTCATAAACCAAAGGT
This genomic interval from Rhizoctonia solani chromosome 11, complete sequence contains the following:
- a CDS encoding The BTB (BR-C, ttk and bab)/POZ (Pox virus and Zinc finger) domain; this translates as MSEVIVWSADYHYPRGDLVLQVGHTLFKLHRDILSTHSNFFQDMFRSASSNGEEGESDGCPLKISQDLCSAESFTVLCALLYPKKIGVLPPVLVSELDIWAPALKATQALQMDGAREYILSQFEVDRMNIPAVAARLLGIIINYEETSDTLKLECIHSLIIRRGPILALEAHMLGSDTMAHISTIRDRVRTLAASRSSDISDEHPVVIPSDLCSAETFDTICQFLYPRAIGAYPAILIDEQEKWEFVLQATSLLQMKDLRKYILANFKGELRDNPTVASKLLGLAVKYNEAPNTLKLECLYVLVFLRRAISATEITSLGENATFQVVAIRDRIRILILTDPSYWTTIHRHHFCIGGPNCQNFIHQGVFNNLKETDPLQEYYRTDGSIFDLPEDVQICPNCNPVRSDLAATIAQEVLKEEIRRCATGLGLLHASE